A window of the Rickettsia felis URRWXCal2 genome harbors these coding sequences:
- a CDS encoding Acetyltransferase (Putative N-acetylases of ribosomal proteins), with protein MNIYFEKANLTHKETIFIWLEEPHIKEFWDNSKEHKEDILNFITGRKQHYFYGTTNYWIGFINNEPFCFILSDILQKDQDLSEIQQKYLSKSGHTITLDFGIGNKNFLGKGLASSTLEAFIRFYHKHIDPLSDIFFIDPDENNPRATHVYSKAGFKQVGEYKAQSGAFKGNTSYLMVKNI; from the coding sequence ATGAATATATATTTTGAAAAAGCTAATTTAACTCATAAAGAAACTATTTTTATTTGGTTAGAAGAACCGCATATAAAAGAGTTTTGGGATAATAGTAAAGAGCATAAAGAGGATATACTGAACTTTATTACCGGCAGAAAACAGCATTATTTTTATGGAACAACTAATTACTGGATTGGTTTCATAAATAATGAGCCGTTTTGTTTCATTTTGTCGGACATTCTTCAAAAGGATCAAGATTTATCAGAGATTCAACAGAAATATTTGTCTAAATCGGGTCATACGATAACTCTTGATTTCGGTATAGGTAATAAAAACTTCTTAGGCAAAGGGCTTGCTAGCTCTACTTTAGAAGCTTTTATAAGATTTTACCACAAACATATTGATCCACTAAGCGATATTTTCTTTATTGATCCTGATGAAAATAATCCGCGAGCTACGCATGTTTATAGTAAAGCTGGCTTTAAACAGGTCGGAGAATATAAAGCTCAAAGCGGGGCATTTAAAGGCAATACAAGTTATTTAATGGTAAAAAATATATGA
- a CDS encoding Acetyltransferase — translation MSTNYILIRDANNNDISTMVSLSYNKRRSYEKAQPQFWRYKDGAEESQSKWFKELLLLVDYIILIAEDEDRMLGFIIGRLIEAPEVYAPKGLTLMIDDFCVETENDWTFVGAQLIKKIKPKAKSKGASQILVVCGVHDKPKRQFLKALGLNIASEWYNATI, via the coding sequence ATGAGTACAAATTATATTTTAATTCGTGATGCTAATAATAACGATATTTCTACTATGGTTTCTTTATCTTATAATAAACGCCGTAGCTATGAAAAAGCTCAGCCACAATTTTGGCGATATAAAGATGGAGCTGAAGAATCACAAAGTAAATGGTTTAAAGAGTTATTGCTACTGGTCGATTATATAATATTAATTGCAGAAGATGAAGATAGAATGCTTGGTTTTATTATAGGAAGATTAATAGAAGCTCCGGAAGTTTATGCCCCGAAAGGACTAACTCTAATGATTGATGATTTTTGTGTTGAAACCGAAAATGATTGGACTTTTGTAGGAGCGCAGTTAATTAAAAAAATTAAGCCTAAAGCTAAGAGTAAGGGAGCGAGTCAAATATTAGTAGTTTGCGGAGTACATGATAAACCTAAACGCCAATTTCTAAAAGCACTTGGACTAAATATCGCTTCAGAATGGTATAATGCTACTATATGA
- a CDS encoding Predicted metal-dependent hydrolases (Related to alanyl-tRNA synthetase HxxxH domain), with translation MTIQLYLNNTYLFESKASILNYGEDEKGKFIILDQTIFYPQGGGQPSDQGVIQNDYFEANVTLVRQVDTEIRHYIGAASNEIPINSIINCLVDKNRRMLNSRYHTAAHLLGNIVEILYPMLKAVKGHSFPGEAYVEFQGDVPVDVTQIQNTVDQTIAKNNKTEIFETDPISFEQQFYKLPYIIPENKKFRVMRIGDMAPVPCGGTHLSSTTEIGKILIGKVKLKNNIVRISYEVT, from the coding sequence ATGACTATACAATTATATTTAAACAATACATATCTATTTGAATCTAAAGCCTCTATTTTAAATTATGGTGAAGATGAAAAGGGAAAATTTATAATATTGGATCAAACTATATTTTATCCGCAGGGCGGTGGGCAACCTTCAGATCAAGGTGTGATTCAAAATGATTATTTTGAGGCAAATGTTACTTTAGTACGTCAAGTTGATACAGAGATTCGTCATTATATAGGTGCAGCATCAAACGAAATTCCGATAAATTCTATAATTAATTGTTTGGTGGATAAAAATAGACGAATGTTAAATAGTAGGTATCATACTGCTGCACATTTACTTGGAAATATTGTTGAAATACTTTATCCTATGCTTAAAGCTGTTAAAGGTCATTCTTTTCCGGGAGAGGCTTATGTTGAATTTCAAGGTGATGTGCCGGTGGATGTAACGCAAATTCAAAATACAGTTGATCAAACTATAGCTAAAAATAATAAAACAGAAATTTTTGAAACTGATCCTATTTCTTTTGAACAACAATTTTACAAGCTTCCGTATATCATCCCAGAAAATAAAAAATTTCGGGTTATGAGAATAGGTGATATGGCACCGGTACCTTGCGGCGGTACGCATTTATCTTCTACTACTGAAATTGGTAAAATACTTATTGGTAAAGTTAAACTTAAAAATAATATTGTTCGTATTTCATATGAGGTGACATGA
- a CDS encoding Antitoxin of toxin-antitoxin system Phd (COG4118), whose product MSSITTASAREHFSEIVNRSSYGKERIVLSRRGKDLAAIIPMEDLKLIEMIENKLDIEEAKEAIKEAKQKGTISLEEFKKEIL is encoded by the coding sequence ATGAGTAGTATTACTACCGCAAGTGCTAGGGAACATTTTTCAGAAATAGTAAATCGTAGCAGTTATGGTAAAGAAAGAATAGTTTTAAGTCGTAGAGGTAAAGACCTGGCTGCAATAATTCCTATGGAGGACTTAAAACTAATAGAAATGATTGAAAATAAATTAGATATAGAGGAAGCCAAAGAAGCAATTAAAGAAGCAAAGCAAAAAGGTACTATTTCTTTAGAGGAATTTAAAAAAGAAATATTGTAA
- a CDS encoding Ankyrin repeat, with product MLAQDNIQINIEPVTTSSSGIPIYHYSPLATAASVGSVEIVEALLSKGADINFGSTPSFITAIKNGHLKICYLLKALGANTQINLPNGEKPLELYKDYLYKFYDELYEFKQTIQDRAGAYYGYDKNKPLNIKDLEIWYTKLVIWDFKAFSRKAHTMKEIEELSEYEQNLFPEITDSVNIIG from the coding sequence TTGTTAGCACAAGATAATATCCAAATTAATATTGAACCTGTAACAACAAGTAGTAGCGGTATTCCAATATATCATTATTCTCCTTTAGCAACAGCAGCATCTGTAGGTAGTGTGGAAATTGTTGAAGCATTATTAAGTAAAGGAGCTGATATTAATTTTGGCTCTACTCCTTCTTTTATAACAGCAATTAAGAATGGACATTTAAAAATTTGCTACTTATTAAAAGCATTAGGAGCTAATACACAAATTAATCTACCGAACGGAGAAAAACCTTTAGAATTATACAAGGATTATCTCTATAAATTTTATGATGAATTATATGAATTTAAGCAAACTATACAAGATAGAGCCGGAGCTTATTATGGATATGATAAGAATAAGCCGCTTAATATAAAAGACCTTGAAATATGGTATACAAAATTAGTGATATGGGATTTTAAAGCTTTTTCTAGAAAAGCTCATACAATGAAAGAAATAGAAGAATTATCGGAATATGAACAAAATTTATTTCCAGAAATTACGGATAGTGTAAACATAATCGGGTAA
- a CDS encoding Ankyrin repeat gives MPLSNNQKFYIAETVEEKALCNAVRNSNVNEALSLILKLIEANQFQKFNGDLRDRDPEETYYEVYYPLLSVAVLKRNFKMFEMLLEYGFKPHAISSGLNPETTPLIEASRCGRGDMVLKLTSILNKDELNYYDKDIKNSALYYAIKNNHVNIFNVLTSMTKGVDVDFEVSMEVTIISSNFNLFIHFFYNALQGIQDEVLRKGYLLQCAASKKIYK, from the coding sequence ATGCCGCTCTCAAATAACCAAAAATTTTATATTGCTGAAACAGTTGAGGAAAAAGCTTTATGCAATGCTGTTAGAAATAGTAACGTAAATGAAGCACTCTCTCTTATTTTAAAATTAATTGAAGCAAATCAGTTCCAAAAATTTAATGGAGACCTTCGTGATCGTGATCCCGAAGAAACATATTATGAAGTATATTATCCGTTGCTTTCAGTAGCTGTTTTAAAACGCAATTTTAAAATGTTTGAAATGTTGTTAGAATATGGCTTTAAGCCGCATGCTATATCTTCAGGATTAAATCCTGAAACTACTCCGTTAATAGAAGCATCTAGATGTGGACGAGGTGATATGGTTCTGAAACTTACCTCTATTCTTAATAAAGATGAATTAAATTATTATGATAAGGATATAAAAAACTCAGCTTTATATTATGCAATAAAAAATAATCATGTAAATATATTTAATGTATTGACATCTATGACTAAAGGAGTCGATGTTGATTTTGAAGTATCCATGGAAGTTACTATCATATCTAGTAATTTCAATTTATTTATACATTTTTTTTATAATGCTCTGCAAGGTATTCAGGACGAAGTATTAAGAAAAGGTTATTTGTTACAATGTGCCGCTAGTAAAAAAATCTACAAATAG
- a CDS encoding Predicted acetyltransferase, whose product MSNNADLVDQSLIGTFRYFGLQERQIDGINYYLIHTGCNHPLWNMIVLPDKVNVAQMDRMEEGFKLKGLPFAWWVDENNLSSEMLERFQNGKYADFGDVPGMVYELKDYHEQIIDNKNIKIITEIEEYTKWVQVLAQGFGFSDDVCDIYINKLSKFIGDNKIFIPLAAYEENKIVATASIIFANGIAGFYNGSTMPEYRNRGLASDLYRARFKILKEMGIDKAIIQTSPMATSLAEKLGFKKYTNYKIYCQS is encoded by the coding sequence ATGAGTAATAATGCTGATTTAGTGGATCAAAGTTTAATAGGCACATTTAGATATTTTGGACTACAAGAACGACAAATAGATGGAATAAATTATTATCTAATACATACAGGGTGCAATCATCCTTTATGGAATATGATTGTACTGCCTGATAAAGTGAATGTAGCTCAAATGGATAGAATGGAAGAAGGGTTTAAACTAAAAGGTTTGCCGTTTGCTTGGTGGGTTGATGAAAATAATCTATCTTCTGAAATGCTTGAGCGTTTCCAAAACGGTAAATATGCTGATTTTGGCGACGTACCGGGAATGGTTTACGAGCTTAAAGATTATCATGAGCAAATTATAGATAATAAAAATATTAAAATTATTACTGAAATAGAAGAATATACGAAATGGGTTCAGGTACTTGCTCAGGGCTTTGGATTTAGTGATGACGTTTGTGATATTTATATAAATAAATTATCAAAATTTATTGGAGATAATAAAATTTTTATTCCGCTTGCAGCATATGAAGAAAATAAAATTGTTGCAACTGCTTCTATAATTTTTGCAAACGGCATAGCAGGTTTTTATAACGGCTCAACGATGCCGGAATATAGAAATCGTGGTCTTGCAAGTGATTTATATAGAGCTAGATTTAAAATATTAAAAGAAATGGGAATAGATAAGGCAATAATCCAAACTTCACCAATGGCAACGTCACTTGCTGAAAAATTAGGCTTTAAGAAATACACAAATTATAAGATATATTGCCAAAGTTAG
- the fni gene encoding Isopentenyl-diphosphate delta-isomerase — protein MSKMPKNQNLDIERKQDHIEINLMKNVASTLTSGFESMQFIHNALPEINYDSIDTTSTFLGKSLQAPILISSMTGGTTRAGDINYRLAQAAQKAGIAMGLGSMRVLLTKPDTITTFAVRDVAPDIPLLANIGAVQLNYFVTPKECQYLVDVVKADALILHLNVLQELTQPEGNRNWENLLPKIKELVNYLSVPVIVKEVGYGLSKKVAESLIGVGVKVLDIAGSGGTSWSQVEAYRATNSLQNRIASSFINWGIPTLDSLKMVREVSGDIPIIASGGLKSGIDGAKAIRMGANIFGLAGQFLKAADTSESLLSEEVQLIIEQLKITMLCTGSRTLKDLAKAEIRL, from the coding sequence GTGAGTAAAATGCCGAAAAACCAGAATTTAGATATAGAAAGAAAACAAGATCATATTGAAATTAATCTTATGAAAAACGTTGCATCTACGCTTACAAGCGGTTTTGAATCTATGCAATTTATTCACAACGCATTACCGGAAATTAACTACGATAGCATAGATACTACTAGTACTTTCCTTGGAAAATCTTTGCAAGCACCTATTCTCATTTCTAGTATGACCGGAGGTACGACTAGAGCCGGAGATATTAACTATCGACTTGCACAGGCCGCCCAAAAAGCCGGAATTGCTATGGGGCTTGGCTCTATGCGGGTTTTGTTAACGAAGCCGGATACGATTACGACATTTGCGGTAAGGGATGTTGCTCCTGATATCCCATTACTTGCTAATATCGGTGCAGTGCAGCTTAATTACTTCGTTACACCTAAAGAATGTCAGTATTTAGTTGATGTCGTTAAAGCTGATGCCTTAATCCTCCATCTAAACGTATTGCAGGAGCTGACTCAGCCGGAAGGTAATAGAAACTGGGAAAATCTGCTACCTAAGATAAAAGAACTGGTTAATTACCTCTCTGTGCCTGTAATTGTTAAAGAAGTAGGATACGGTTTATCTAAAAAAGTTGCTGAAAGCCTTATAGGGGTAGGGGTTAAGGTTCTTGATATTGCAGGGAGCGGCGGAACATCTTGGAGTCAAGTAGAGGCTTATCGTGCTACAAATTCACTGCAAAACCGTATAGCTAGTAGCTTTATTAACTGGGGAATCCCGACTTTAGATTCTCTAAAAATGGTGAGAGAAGTTTCGGGAGACATTCCGATTATTGCTAGCGGCGGGTTAAAATCCGGCATTGACGGTGCAAAAGCAATCCGGATGGGAGCTAATATTTTTGGACTCGCCGGTCAATTCTTAAAAGCGGCAGATACATCAGAAAGCTTACTTTCCGAAGAGGTACAATTAATAATCGAACAGCTTAAGATTACCATGCTATGCACCGGATCACGCACTTTAAAAGATTTAGCAAAAGCAGAGATTAGGTTGTAG
- the traC gene encoding Possible DNA primase (For the initiation of the replication of transferred DNA strand in the recipient cells) → MMNIIELLAKFYFLLIKFLTFLGKVFIKCCEILFKKSKILTPNQKTYLNVPYHEKDQAKRLGAKWDSTEKRWFVPSGVNIDFFARWLPLVSLFNLKAPYFYLAPTQRKCFKCGKNTKINAIVLPEDFEVLNDEESEIAEDSNKVSKLVFDCMDYVSIISYIQAISSSAYSEILKYTNNYAINYSATVNARYFMSTCQNCGVVQGDNYSIQEFNSPFSPVEVEDFSKISFKKILVPIMLDASDWSIGYPPIEYYLGDHTVDGMMYVTSNGFIKK, encoded by the coding sequence ATGATGAATATAATAGAACTTCTGGCTAAGTTCTACTTTTTGCTTATAAAGTTTTTAACTTTTTTAGGTAAAGTTTTTATAAAATGTTGTGAAATTTTATTTAAAAAAAGTAAAATTCTAACTCCCAATCAAAAAACATATTTAAATGTTCCTTATCATGAAAAAGACCAAGCAAAACGCTTGGGAGCTAAATGGGATTCGACGGAGAAGAGGTGGTTTGTACCTAGCGGTGTAAATATAGATTTTTTTGCAAGATGGTTACCGCTCGTATCATTATTTAACTTAAAAGCTCCATATTTTTACTTAGCACCAACACAACGTAAATGTTTTAAGTGCGGTAAAAATACTAAAATTAATGCTATTGTATTGCCTGAAGATTTTGAAGTATTAAATGATGAAGAAAGTGAAATAGCAGAAGATAGTAATAAGGTAAGTAAACTGGTATTTGATTGTATGGATTATGTTTCAATTATTTCCTATATACAAGCTATTTCTTCGTCTGCTTATTCAGAAATATTAAAATATACTAATAATTATGCTATAAATTACTCTGCTACAGTAAATGCACGATATTTTATGTCCACATGTCAAAATTGCGGAGTAGTCCAAGGAGATAATTATAGTATTCAGGAGTTCAATTCTCCTTTTTCACCTGTAGAAGTCGAAGATTTTTCTAAAATTTCTTTCAAAAAAATTCTTGTGCCTATTATGCTTGATGCTAGTGATTGGAGTATTGGATATCCACCTATTGAATATTATTTAGGTGATCATACAGTTGATGGAATGATGTATGTGACAAGTAACGGTTTTATAAAAAAATAA
- a CDS encoding Toxin of toxin-antitoxin system ParE (COG3668): protein MVKCDFTNSAKRDIEDIADYSLKNWGRQPTLKYLDEIYRKTLDLSINPNIGVLRSDIYPNLLSFPIRKQLDLLHNVANKEEFEGDTSLRTAAYT from the coding sequence ATGGTTAAATGTGATTTTACCAATAGTGCCAAACGTGACATCGAAGACATCGCGGATTATAGTTTAAAGAATTGGGGAAGACAACCAACTCTAAAATATTTAGATGAAATATATAGAAAAACACTTGATTTAAGTATTAATCCTAATATAGGCGTGTTACGTTCTGATATATACCCAAATTTACTTAGCTTTCCTATAAGAAAACAATTAGACCTCTTGCATAACGTAGCTAATAAGGAGGAATTTGAAGGAGACACTTCACTGCGAACCGCAGCGTACACTTAG
- a CDS encoding Antitoxin of toxin-antitoxin system Phd (COG4118), whose translation MEQLNATEAKREFGELLIKAQTEPISIIKNGKPIAVIISNKEFQELEAFKEQILKMAIAEGMDDLRKGKTHSYKSVFDSINRKING comes from the coding sequence ATGGAGCAATTAAATGCAACTGAAGCAAAGCGAGAATTTGGAGAATTGCTTATTAAAGCTCAAACTGAGCCTATTAGTATTATTAAAAACGGTAAGCCTATAGCGGTAATTATTTCTAATAAAGAATTTCAGGAGCTTGAAGCCTTTAAAGAACAAATATTAAAAATGGCTATTGCAGAAGGAATGGACGATTTAAGAAAGGGGAAAACTCATTCATATAAAAGTGTTTTTGATAGTATAAATAGAAAGATTAATGGTTAA
- a CDS encoding Probable toxin of toxin-antitoxin system — MKVIWSNKALEQLRFWKRTNPKITKRIQILIDNIVSTPYDGKGKPEPLKYKLNGSWSRRIDQEHRLVYSVNLEIQLIEIESCKGHY; from the coding sequence TTGAAAGTCATTTGGTCTAATAAAGCACTTGAGCAATTACGATTTTGGAAACGTACTAACCCAAAAATAACTAAACGAATTCAAATATTGATAGATAATATTGTTTCAACTCCCTATGATGGCAAAGGTAAACCTGAACCTTTGAAATATAAATTAAATGGTTCTTGGTCTAGAAGAATAGATCAGGAACATAGGTTAGTTTATTCTGTTAATTTAGAAATTCAACTTATAGAAATAGAGAGCTGTAAAGGACATTATTGA
- a CDS encoding Uncharacterized phage-associated protein, translated as MNTKQKEQALSCFDVANYFLVLVDREAGDIISQLKLQKLVYFAQGVHLALFNKPLFEEEIEAWQHGPVAPKLRIPFSSLKDGSIAASGEMDFDIYTEQQKNLMYKIFSLYGEHSARYLRNLTHKHSIWREAIESSDNTITKEKIQEFFKANIVNDIKDYILLITEDDIQQMENAEDQWWMNYDSGVPAEDVTNEILEAKKELKEGKGIESHLV; from the coding sequence ATGAATACCAAACAAAAAGAACAAGCACTTAGCTGTTTTGATGTAGCAAATTATTTTTTAGTTCTAGTAGATAGAGAAGCAGGAGATATTATAAGCCAATTAAAACTACAGAAACTTGTATATTTTGCTCAAGGCGTTCATCTTGCTTTATTTAATAAGCCACTTTTTGAAGAAGAGATTGAAGCATGGCAACATGGACCGGTAGCACCAAAACTACGTATACCGTTTAGTAGCTTAAAAGATGGTTCAATTGCAGCTTCCGGTGAAATGGACTTTGATATTTATACTGAGCAACAAAAAAACTTAATGTATAAAATATTTTCCTTATATGGTGAACATTCAGCACGTTACTTACGTAATTTAACACATAAGCATTCTATTTGGCGCGAAGCTATAGAGAGTAGCGATAATACTATTACTAAAGAAAAAATACAGGAATTTTTTAAAGCTAATATAGTAAATGATATTAAAGATTATATTTTATTGATTACAGAGGATGACATTCAGCAAATGGAAAATGCTGAAGATCAATGGTGGATGAATTATGATAGTGGCGTTCCTGCTGAAGATGTTACAAATGAAATTTTAGAAGCAAAAAAAGAACTAAAAGAAGGCAAAGGGATTGAAAGTCATTTGGTCTAA
- a CDS encoding rRNA methylase (Partial) yields MYGIIESLNLGTSSGIVLYEIAKQRREFQFNLKKKIATNKVSKEAS; encoded by the coding sequence ATGTATGGAATTATTGAAAGTCTTAATTTGGGTACCTCATCCGGCATTGTGCTATATGAGATCGCAAAACAACGACGCGAATTTCAGTTTAATCTAAAAAAGAAGATCGCTACAAATAAGGTTAGCAAAGAAGCTTCCTAA
- a CDS encoding rRNA methylases translates to MIAVIENPDNIKNIGTIIRNVNALGIEKAYIVTNQKLLPDTWEEMRTEPKLNAISVSAIKWSFVKIFKDTNSCMEHLEKESFVSVITSPHMKGYKNVVLHEHDYTKYKKLAVWFGNEGVGISKPAVERSSFLY, encoded by the coding sequence TTGATCGCCGTAATTGAGAACCCTGATAATATAAAAAATATTGGCACCATCATTAGAAATGTTAACGCACTTGGAATTGAAAAAGCTTATATTGTTACCAATCAAAAACTATTACCTGACACATGGGAAGAAATGCGTACAGAGCCAAAACTCAACGCTATATCCGTCTCTGCCATTAAATGGAGTTTCGTAAAGATTTTCAAAGATACGAATAGCTGTATGGAACATTTGGAGAAGGAAAGTTTTGTTTCGGTCATTACTTCTCCTCATATGAAAGGATATAAAAATGTAGTACTTCATGAACATGATTACACTAAATATAAAAAGCTTGCAGTTTGGTTTGGAAACGAAGGAGTAGGAATTAGCAAACCTGCTGTCGAGAGAAGTAGCTTTTTGTATTAA
- the glmU gene encoding UDP-N-acetylglucosamine pyrophosphorylase, with product MTYNDANYQIVILAAGKGTRMESDLPKVMHKVGGVPMLETVLKNSLNVTNDVIIIYSEELKKHLTPYENMCRFVLQEEPKGTAHATHAAIDLIDKNKIILVLYGDHPLITPKLMHELIDYLSLTNSALVTLSFERANPAQYGRIATDKNGEFLEIIEHKNASEEEKNIKLCNSGIMAFSSGILNKYLPLFATNTNGNKEVYLTEIVKICKNHGEKVSYLLSTDHDLIVGVNTKNELEEANNIFSKNKS from the coding sequence ATGACTTATAACGATGCAAATTATCAAATAGTTATTTTAGCAGCCGGTAAAGGTACTAGAATGGAGTCCGATTTACCGAAAGTAATGCATAAAGTCGGCGGAGTTCCAATGCTTGAAACAGTATTAAAGAATTCGCTTAACGTCACAAATGATGTAATTATAATTTATTCAGAGGAACTTAAAAAGCATTTAACGCCCTATGAAAATATGTGTCGCTTTGTACTGCAAGAAGAACCTAAAGGTACAGCTCATGCTACTCATGCAGCAATAGATTTAATTGATAAAAATAAAATAATATTAGTTTTATACGGTGATCATCCTCTTATTACTCCAAAACTTATGCATGAATTAATAGATTACTTAAGCCTTACTAATTCTGCATTAGTTACTTTAAGCTTTGAGAGAGCAAATCCGGCTCAATATGGAAGAATAGCTACTGATAAAAATGGCGAATTCTTAGAGATAATCGAACATAAAAACGCAAGTGAAGAAGAGAAAAATATAAAACTTTGTAATTCAGGTATTATGGCTTTCAGTAGCGGAATTTTAAATAAATACTTACCTTTATTTGCTACTAATACTAACGGTAATAAGGAAGTTTATTTAACTGAAATAGTAAAAATATGCAAAAATCATGGTGAAAAAGTTTCATATTTATTGTCTACTGATCATGATTTAATTGTTGGTGTTAATACTAAAAATGAGCTAGAAGAAGCTAATAATATTTTTTCTAAGAATAAGTCTTAG
- the rpmJ gene encoding 50S ribosomal protein L36 gives MKVVSSLKSLKKRDKDCQIVKRRGKIFVINKKNKRFKAKQG, from the coding sequence ATGAAAGTTGTTAGCTCATTAAAATCATTAAAAAAACGTGATAAAGATTGTCAAATCGTTAAAAGAAGAGGCAAAATTTTTGTAATAAATAAGAAGAATAAAAGATTTAAAGCAAAACAAGGTTAA
- the mltE2 gene encoding Putative soluble lytic murein transglycosylase (Similar to soluble lytic murein transglycosylase and related regulatory proteins) yields the protein MARKNIMSFPHIIAWIPSRHCERLKGAWQSHKITLLRLLRQLLRNFPRNDVKILLCSFLFFSNPAIADPEIAESFKCSKLFPYFEKKFNIPSNTLHSIALKESGKKHTTRKIRVVWPWTVNVEGKGYYFNTKREAVSFVKIELIKGRESIDVGCMQINLRHHLGAFNSFEQAFDPNNNVRYGAEFLRSKYDQLGSWHKAIAHYHSATHSLGFKYKQDVVKIASNMALYKASLHSYLNNNEGALEDTIPINNNKIQKKSLFSGNKRYRSSIMVPIPAKIN from the coding sequence ATGGCTCGAAAGAACATTATGTCATTCCCGCATATTATTGCGTGGATACCAAGTCGTCATTGCGAGCGACTGAAAGGAGCGTGGCAATCTCATAAAATAACACTCCTGAGATTGCTTCGTCAATTACTTCGTAATTTTCCTCGCAATGACGTTAAAATCCTACTATGTTCCTTTCTCTTCTTTTCAAATCCGGCTATTGCCGATCCTGAAATAGCTGAATCCTTTAAATGTTCAAAACTTTTTCCTTACTTTGAAAAAAAATTTAATATCCCATCTAATACGTTACATTCAATAGCTTTAAAAGAATCGGGGAAAAAACATACAACCCGTAAAATTAGAGTAGTATGGCCTTGGACGGTAAATGTTGAAGGAAAAGGCTATTATTTTAACACGAAAAGAGAAGCCGTAAGTTTTGTTAAAATAGAGCTTATAAAAGGGCGAGAGAGTATTGATGTCGGATGTATGCAGATTAACTTAAGACATCATTTAGGGGCTTTTAATTCCTTTGAACAGGCATTCGATCCAAATAATAATGTTCGTTACGGGGCAGAGTTTTTACGCTCAAAATATGATCAGCTAGGGAGCTGGCACAAAGCTATAGCACATTACCACTCAGCCACTCATTCTTTAGGGTTTAAATATAAGCAAGATGTAGTTAAAATAGCAAGTAATATGGCTCTTTATAAAGCATCCTTACATAGTTATCTAAATAATAATGAAGGGGCTTTAGAAGATACAATTCCGATAAATAATAACAAAATTCAAAAAAAATCACTTTTTAGTGGCAATAAAAGATACAGAAGTAGTATTATGGTACCGATTCCTGCTAAAATTAATTAA